GGGCCCTGGGGCCAGGGGGAAGGGGGCCAGGAAGCGGAGGCCCCGCTCCAAGGGGAGCACTCCCTGGGGCCGGAAGGGGCCTTGGTAGCGGAGAAGCCTTTCAGGCTCCACCGCCTGCCGCAGGAAGGGAAGCTCGGTGGTGCCGGGGAAAAGGGTCCTTGGGGGAAGCTCATAGCGGAAAAGGCCGAAGGGGTTTTCCGGGGCTTCCTCCAGGGCGCGGAGGGCGGCCTGGGGGAGGACCTTGGCCCGCACCTCCCCGGCGAAGAGGGTGAGCCTTTCCGCCCTCAGGGCCTCCCCTTCCAGCCTGAGGCGGGCCCAGGCGGTGAGGGCGGTTCCGTCCAGGGTGTAGAAAACCTCCCCGGAAAGCCCCGTGTAGAGGTAGCGGAGCGTCGCCTTCCCCTCCCCCCGGTAGCGGAAGAGCACGGCGCTTCCCTGGAAGACCCTTTCCGTCTCCTCTACCCCCAGAAGGCGCAGGGAGCCGGGGAGGATGCGGCCGAGCTTCTCCCCGGCCAGGTAGACCCAGGCCACGGGGGGGAGGTCCACGGGCTCCTTGACCTCGGCGAAGCCGGGGTAGACCGCCACCTCCTGGGCCACGGCGGAAAGGCTCAGGGCAAGGAGGGCGAGGCGTTTTCTCATACCCCCAGTCTACGGGCGATCGCGGCCACCTCCTCCCTGCTCAAAGGCCCCCCGTGGCCCAGGTAGACCCGCTCTACCCCAAGCTCCAGGATCTTGCGCACCGTCTTCCGGGCCAGGGCGTGGTCCTCGTTGATGAACCTCGGGGGAAGGCCCTTTCCCCTGAGGGCATCCCCGGCCAGGAGGACGCCTTCCCGCAAAAGCCCCACCTGGCCCAGGGTGTGCCCCGGGAGGTGGACCACCCGGAAGCCGAAGACCTCCATTCCCTCCTCTGCGGGGGCGAGGGCCTCCTCCGGGATCGCCGGCCCCAGGTTGGCCAGGGCCCTTCCCAAGAGGGGGAGGGGAAGAGGCGGGCGGGGCTTCCTTTTGGTGAGGTAGGGCCACTCCTGCGGGTGGGCGAGGACCGGCACCCGGAACCTTTCCCAAAGGGCCCGGGCCCCCCCGGCGTGGTCCAGGTGGTGGTGGGTGAGGAAGAGGAGCTTGGGGGGCTCTTGGAGGAGGGAGAGGAGCCTTCTGGCCTCCCAGGGAAGCCCGGCGTCCACCAGGAAGTACCCCCCTTCCACCGGGACGCGGTAGAGGTTGGCGGCAAAGCGCAGGACCTCAGGCCCGCTCATGCACCAAGGCCACCCCCATGGCCGCCAGGGCCTTCCGGATCCCTTCGGCGTCAATGCCCGCCTGGCGGTGGAGGCTCGGGATCGCCCCGTGCTCAAAGAAGCGGTCGGGAAGGCCGAGGACCTGGATCTCGGGCTTTAAGCCCATCTCGTTTAGGGCTTCCAGCACCGCGCTCCCAAACCCGCCCATCCTCTGGTGGTCCTCCACGGTGAGGAGCTTGTAGCGGGCAAGCGCCCTCAGCATCTCCCGGTCCAGGGGCTTGAGGAAGCGGGCGTTCACCACCCCCACCCTGGGGTCGTCCCCGGCGGCCTCGAGGGCGTACCTCAGGGTCTTGCCGAAGGCCAGGATATAGACCTCCGTCCCCTCCTTCAGCACCTCCCACTTCCCCCAGGCGATCTCCGGCCAGGCGCCCTCGGGGGCCCGCTCCACGTTGTCCCGGGGGTAGCGGATGGCCACGGGGCCTCCCACCTCCAGGGCCTTTTTCAGCATGGCCCGGAGCTCCAGGGCGTCCTTGGGGGCGGCGATCTGGAGGTTGGGAATGGTCCTGAGGTAGGCGATGTCAAAGACCCCGTGGTGGGTGGCCCCGTCCGCCCCCACGATCCCCGCCCGGTCAATGGCGAAGACCACGGGGAGGTTCTCAATGGCCACGTCGTGGATCACCTGGTCGTAGGCCCGCTGCAGGAAGGTGGAGTAGATGGCCACGATGGGTTTCATCCCCCGGAGGGCGAGCCCCGCCGCCGTGGTCACCGCCACGTCCTCGCAGATCCCCACGTCCAGGTAGCGCTCCGGGTGCTCCAAGGAGTAGCGCACGAGCCCCGAGCCCTCCCGCATGGCCGGGGTGAGGACGAAGAGCCTGGGCTCCATGTGGGCAAGCTCGGTGACGGCGTCCCCAAAGGCCTGGCTCCAGGTGTACCCCTTGGACACCTTCTCCGGCTTCTTGGGGTCAAAGCCCGGGGGGCCGTGCCAGTAGATGGGGTCGGCCTCGGCCACCTTGTAGCCCTTGCCCTTCTTCGTGACCACGTGGAGGAGGGTGGGGCCGTCCAGGGCCTTGAGGTGCTCCAGGATGTGGATGAGCCCCTTGAGGTCGTGCCCGTCCACCGGGCCCACGTAGCGGATGCCCCAGGCGTAGAAGGGGTTCTCCTGGTGGAGGATGAGCTTCGCCGCCTCCTTGGCCCGGTCCACGAGGCCGAAGAGCTGGGGGGAGATGCGTTCCAGGATGTTCTTCCCCAGCTTCTCCGCGTCCTGGACCCACTTCCTGATCTGGAGCTCCTTGAAGTACTTGTTGAGGGCCCCCACGTTCTCGGAGATGCTCATCTCGTTGTCGTTGAGGACGATGAGCATCCGCTTCTGGAGCTCCCCGATCTTGTTGAGGGCGGCGAGGGCCATCCCCCCCGTCAAGGCCCCGTCCCCGATCACCGCCACCACGTGGTAGTCCTCCCCCATGAGGTCCCGGGCGAGGACCATCCCCAAGGCGTTGGCGAGGGAGGTGGAGGCGTGGCCCGCGGTGATGGCGTCGTGGGGGGACTCGGAGACCTTGGTGAACCCGGAGATCCCCCCTTCCTTCCGCAGGGTGTGGAACCGGTCCTTGCGCCCCGTGACGAGCTTGTGGGCGTAGGCCTGGTGCCCCACGTCAAAGAGGATCCGGTCCCTGGGGGAGTCAAAGACCCGGTGCAGGGCGAGGATGAGTTCCACCGCCCCCAGGGAGCTCGCCAGGTGCCCGCCGTTTTGCGCCGTGACCCGGATGATCTCGCTCCGGATCTCCTCGGCCAGGAGGAGAAGCTCCTCCAGGCTCAGGCGCTTCAGGTCCTCGGGGCTGTTCACCTTGTCCAAGATCATGGCGCACCTCACCGGAAGTTGCGCTCCGTAAGAAGCCTCCCCTCCCGGGTCCGGACCTCCCCCACCTTGGGGGCGAACCAGACCTCGTAGAGGGCCTCGCCCTTTTCGTCCCGGTAGCGTTGCCGGATGCGGAAGACCCGGAACACCCCTGCGGGCACCCGCACCTCCTTCTCCTCCAGAACCTCAAAGGTGTAGGCGAGCCGCCCAGAGGCCAAAGGCCTTTCCCCCTGGGGGGTGAGGAGGGTGGCCCTGACCTCGCTTTCCCCGCCCCAGCGGTAGCCCGCGGCGAGGAGCCCCTCCGGGGGATACTCGGGGATGGGCGGGGCGAAGACCACCCGGGCCGAGGGGTCTTCAAAGCCGAAAAGGCGCACGCCGAAAGGCCCCACCCCCCGGTAGTAGACCCGGTTCTCCCCCCGGCCGAAGCTCCGGAACCTCAAGACCTCCTCCCCCTGGAACACGGCGGGGCCCTCCACCCGGACCCGGTAGGGGGGGTTGGAGAGGGGCTCGCCTTCCGGGAGGTAGCTCCACTCCAGCCCGGTGGCCGCGGGGTAAAACGCCTCCACCCGAA
This region of Thermus thermophilus genomic DNA includes:
- a CDS encoding MBL fold metallo-hydrolase translates to MSGPEVLRFAANLYRVPVEGGYFLVDAGLPWEARRLLSLLQEPPKLLFLTHHHLDHAGGARALWERFRVPVLAHPQEWPYLTKRKPRPPLPLPLLGRALANLGPAIPEEALAPAEEGMEVFGFRVVHLPGHTLGQVGLLREGVLLAGDALRGKGLPPRFINEDHALARKTVRKILELGVERVYLGHGGPLSREEVAAIARRLGV
- the dxs gene encoding 1-deoxy-D-xylulose-5-phosphate synthase; the encoded protein is MILDKVNSPEDLKRLSLEELLLLAEEIRSEIIRVTAQNGGHLASSLGAVELILALHRVFDSPRDRILFDVGHQAYAHKLVTGRKDRFHTLRKEGGISGFTKVSESPHDAITAGHASTSLANALGMVLARDLMGEDYHVVAVIGDGALTGGMALAALNKIGELQKRMLIVLNDNEMSISENVGALNKYFKELQIRKWVQDAEKLGKNILERISPQLFGLVDRAKEAAKLILHQENPFYAWGIRYVGPVDGHDLKGLIHILEHLKALDGPTLLHVVTKKGKGYKVAEADPIYWHGPPGFDPKKPEKVSKGYTWSQAFGDAVTELAHMEPRLFVLTPAMREGSGLVRYSLEHPERYLDVGICEDVAVTTAAGLALRGMKPIVAIYSTFLQRAYDQVIHDVAIENLPVVFAIDRAGIVGADGATHHGVFDIAYLRTIPNLQIAAPKDALELRAMLKKALEVGGPVAIRYPRDNVERAPEGAWPEIAWGKWEVLKEGTEVYILAFGKTLRYALEAAGDDPRVGVVNARFLKPLDREMLRALARYKLLTVEDHQRMGGFGSAVLEALNEMGLKPEIQVLGLPDRFFEHGAIPSLHRQAGIDAEGIRKALAAMGVALVHERA
- a CDS encoding DUF4139 domain-containing protein produces the protein MRKRLALLALSLSAVAQEVAVYPGFAEVKEPVDLPPVAWVYLAGEKLGRILPGSLRLLGVEETERVFQGSAVLFRYRGEGKATLRYLYTGLSGEVFYTLDGTALTAWARLRLEGEALRAERLTLFAGEVRAKVLPQAALRALEEAPENPFGLFRYELPPRTLFPGTTELPFLRQAVEPERLLRYQGPFRPQGVLPLERGLRFLAPFPLAPGPLEVVEEGRFLGQALLPATPEGGVAEAWLGQDLRARLVREVALLSQGEKEATYRVETRLENPYPYPVRLLLAETFPRGFRLDFPGAVLLPEGYRLEAVLDPMEARSFRYRLTLPR